Below is a genomic region from Candidatus Roseilinea sp..
GCCGAGGCCGTCCTCGGTCCCCCCGTTCGCCTCAGGCGGTGCGATCTCGGGCGGCAGTTCGGTTGACGCGCCGTTCTTCGCATCCGGCGATGCGCGCCCCGCGTTGCCGCCCGGCGTGAACGAAGTCTTCTTGAACAACATCGGGCGCGCCCAGAGTGCAGGGCGGCGCGTGCGATATGCGCCGTATCTGCTTGCCAGCGCCTCGGTGCGCATTGCCGACCGCGCCAGCGGCGTGAATCACGACGAGCGCTACACCTATCTGCTGCCGCTCGATGCCGCCGCCTACGCGCTGGATTTCACGTCGGCGCGCATCATGCCCGAGCTGTCGCCGGCTGCGTTTGCGCGCGAGCCGGCCGCCGGCGCGCAGTTTGCGCCGATGCCGCCGGGCATTGATGCGCGCTGGATGAAACGCGCAGAACGCGCCTTAATCGAGCACATCTACCTTCGCGGCGCAACTACCATCCTGTTCAATCGGACGCTCAAGGTGTACAGCCAGCCGGGTGAGACCCAGCTCGACTTCCGCCGGCGCTGCGAAGCTGTAGCCCGCGAGCGGCGCGACGCTGAGGCGCTCAAGCTGCATGCCCAATTCGATCGGCGCATGCAGGCGCTGCAGGACAAACTCGCGCGCGAGCACCGTGAGTTGGAGTCCGACCGGGTGGAGCTTAGCGCGCGCAAGCGCGAGGAGCTGCTGGGCGGCGTCGAATCGCTGTTCAATCTGTTCGTCGGTCGCCGGCAGAGCTATGCCGTGGCGTTTGGCGCGCGCCGCCGGCGCGAGGTCGAGTCTGCCGAACGCGAGGTGCGTGAATCAGAAGAAGCGATCGCCAAACTGAATGCCGACCTGGAGGCGCTGGCGCAGGATTACAAGGTTGCCCTGGGGCAGGTGAGCGACAAGTGGATGCGCGCGCTCGGCGACGTGGTCGAAGTGCCGCTCGCGCCGAAGAAGAGCGATATCTTCGTCAACCTGGTGGCCATTGCCTGGGTGCCAGAGGATGGATTCGAATAGGGGAGGGGGTGTCGGCGTACCCTTTTCACCCGTTCACCCGGCCGGTTGCCCGTGTTCAGCCACGATCTCGATGACCACGCCGTGTTCGCGCTCGGTGCGCGCGTGCACCCGCGCCCAGATTGGCCGCAGGCGCTCGAACATGTCATCGAGTATCCGATTGACGGCGCTCTCCAAAGACATCGGCGCGTCCTCGAACGAGCGCAGGTATGCCATGAAGCTGGGGAAGTCGAAGATCACCTCGTTGGGCGCGTAGGTGATCGTCATGACGGCGAAGTTCGTCTTGTCCGGCTCCATCTCATAGCGGCAGCGAAAGGCCGGATAGGTCAACGTCACGGTGTAGGTGCGCAGACTCTTGGTGTTCGGGATGGTCTTGATATCGGCCTGGATCATGGCGTCACACCCGGAAAGCGCGCTCGGATCATAGCATCGCAACATTGCAGAAACACTGCCGATGGGTTCCATCATCCGGCGGCATCTGCGTTGCGCAACGCATCGGCGAGGGTGCGCTTGACGCCGCCTTTACCCGCGGCGATCTCCCTTGTGAGCAGCTCACCTCCAGGCGCGTCCGCGCAGTTCGCGCGGTGCGCAGCCATAGCGTTGCTTGATGAGCCGCGAGAAGTGAAACGGTGTCCGGAAGCCGCACTGCACGGCGATCTCGCCCACCGGCAGGCCGCTCTGGATGAGCAATTGTGCGCCGCGACGGACGCGCGCGTCCCACGCGTAACGCATCGGCGTGGTGTGTAGGTGCCGGCGGAAGAGCTTAATGAGATGAGCGGGCGACACGTTGGCCGCGCGAGCGATTGCGTCCAGTGTGATCGGCTGCGACAGGTTGGACTCGATGAATCGTTGCGCCTTCACGACGGCTTCGGGCGTGAGTGAATTCAGCGCAGCGCGTTCGGCCTCGAAGGCATAGGCGAGCAACGCGCTCAAGCCCAGTTGGATCAACAACGCCTGAGCCGAGGGCAGGTCGCTTGGCGCGAACGACAGCCCCATTTCGATCAAGCCGTGCAAACGCGGCGTGATGGGTAGGCAGAACGGCGTTGCGGTCAGCGCCTCGCGCCATGGCGCAGCGATCAGCGATGGGTGCACGGCGCACCACGTGTGATGGGTTCGTGTCGCGGCGGCGAATTGAAACCACTCGGCGTGGCCGGGCCGCATCAGGGCGATGTGCTGGCTGGGCAAGTGACGCAGCGCGTCATCCACTTGGATGTGAGCTTCGCCCTCGTAGATGGCGACCAGTTGGAAGTCCTGTTGCACGCGCGGCCCGCACTGTCCGCCCGGCCGGTAGGTCACGTCTCCAAACGTGACCGCGCCCGTGGTGCAGATGCGATGAACGCTGGATAAATTCTGAATCAGCGCAGACATGGCGCACGAGCGGGAAACGTGCTATGAAGTCTCGCATGTCCATGCGAGAAACACAAACCGATTCGCTCGACCCACGCCTGCCCCTCCCGCCCTTCGGCTCGTGGCAAGCCGGGCGGCCGGCGGGCTGGTTCAACCTACCGATGACGCCCGACAAGGTGCAGTTTTACAAAGACAACGGCTTTTTGGTGATCGAGGACGGCGCCAATCCCGATGTGTTGCGCGGTCTGATCCACGAGACCGTCGCGTTGTGCCGTGGCGATCGCGGGCCGATCCAGGGCGTCACGCCGGCGGATCCGAATGAGAGCGACGACGATGTCATGCGCCGCTACTTGTGCATCCACTTCCCGCACAAGCTATCCAGGGTGATGTATGACGCGCTGTCGTTGCCGGCGATCGTCGAGGTGCTCACGCGCGTGATCGGCCCGAATGTCAAGTGCATGCAGAGCATGCTATTCATCAAGGCCAGCGGCAAGCCGGGCCAGGCCTGGCACCAGGACGAGTTCTACATCCCGACGCGCGATCGTTCGCTGACCGGCGCGTGGATCGCCATGGATGACGCCACGGTCGAGAACGGTTGCCTGTGGGTGATCCCCGGCTCGCACAAGCACGGCATCCTCTGGCCACAGCATCAACAGCGCGACCCGCGCTTCGACTGCGCCGGCGAGGCGACCATGTTCCCCTATACGGACGCCGACGCGGTGCCGGTCGAGGTGAAGGCCGGCAGCATCGTGTTCTTCAACGGTTATCTCCTGCACCGCTCGTTGCCGAACTATGCCCGCAGCGGCTACCGGCGCGCGCTGGTGAATCACTACATGAGCGCCGAGTCGCTGTTGCCCTGGCATTGGGGCGACAAGCCCTACGGCTCCATCGCCGGGCTTGATTATCGCGACATCGTGATGATTGCGGGAGTGGACCCGTATGCGTGGAAGGGGATCGAAGAGCGCGCGGCAGCGCACGTGCGGCCCAGCGGCGAAGGCGGCTGCGGCAACATCGAGCGCAACATCGAGGCGCTCAAATTCCGCAACATGATGCTGCTGGCCGAGGATCATGACTAGGGGCGATCGCACGCGATCGCCCCTTTCCAACCTACCGGTGCCGGTATACGCTCCAGCCGAGATACTTGCCCAGCGCTTCGGCGACAGCGTCGGCGCAGCGGCTCATGTTCATGGCCACGTGGTGCTCGAAGCCGTTTTCGCAGATATAGCGCAGCAGCGCTTGCAAGTTCTCCACCTGCACGACGCCATAGCCGCCGAAGGTGTTGAGTGGATCGTCGGTCGCCACGCCTTCGCCTACGTAGGCTTCGATGCGCCCCTTGGCGTCGTTGGTGCTCACGCGACAGAAAGTGAAAGGCTCGGCTTTCACGCGGCCATACATCGTGCCGTAGGTGTTCTCGGCGCCCACCGTGCCGGCGATGATCTCCTGGTAATCCATCACCGGGATGTCGGTGAACACCTGCGCGGGTAAGTTGGAGCAGTGGAAGACCACCGCCTTGTTGGGATCCTCGCCGTAGTTGTTGTTCCAGTCCACCAGCGCGCTGGGTTTGCCGCTGGCCAGCGCCATGGCATACATGCCGACCACGCCGGCCACGTCGGTCTCGCATGCGCTGCTTTGTAGCCGGTCGCTCATCATACTCATGATGGTGCATGGCACCACGCCGAAGTATTCCTCCATTGCGGTCCAGCATTGGATGGCCGTCATGTCGAGCTGCGTGTCGTCCATCCAGCGCTCAATGACCACGCCGAGCTTGGCCATCTTGGTCAGCGCCGCCGCCGGCACGTTCGGGCCGACCTTGGCGTAGGCGCGGATGCGGTCGAGATACGCCTTCACGGCTGGATCGTCGTCGCGCAGCTTGCCGATGCGACCGAAGGCCTCGCTGAGGTCGAGCGTCTCAACGCTGATGCCACTCAACTCGAACAGCTTCTCGCTGTAGCGCACGGTGTTGAAAGCCTGCGGCCGCGCGCCGAGCGCGCCCACGCGGGCGTGCTTCAAGCCCCTCACCACGCGACAGGTGCCGACGAAGTTGCGCAGGTCGGCCTTGAAGTGCTCGCTGGCCGGGTCGCACGTGTGCAGCGTCGTGAGCGAGAACTTGATGCCGTATTGCGCCAGGTTGTTGCACACGCTCATCTTGCCGCAGAAGCTATCCCGCCGGTCGGCGATGGTCATCTTCGCGGCGTCATCGTTGAACGCGTGCACCAGCACCGGCACGCCCAGGTCGGCCCAGCGGATCGTGTTGGCGACGGCGCGCTCGTCGCCGAAGTTGGGCAGGGTGACCAGGATGCCGTCAATGTCGTCGCGGCGCTGCCGGAACAGGTCGGCGTAGAGCCGCGCTTCGTTCATGCTCTCCACCGAGCCATAAGCTGTTGCGTC
It encodes:
- a CDS encoding AraC family transcriptional regulator; translation: MSALIQNLSSVHRICTTGAVTFGDVTYRPGGQCGPRVQQDFQLVAIYEGEAHIQVDDALRHLPSQHIALMRPGHAEWFQFAAATRTHHTWCAVHPSLIAAPWREALTATPFCLPITPRLHGLIEMGLSFAPSDLPSAQALLIQLGLSALLAYAFEAERAALNSLTPEAVVKAQRFIESNLSQPITLDAIARAANVSPAHLIKLFRRHLHTTPMRYAWDARVRRGAQLLIQSGLPVGEIAVQCGFRTPFHFSRLIKQRYGCAPRELRGRAWR
- a CDS encoding fucose isomerase — encoded protein: MATVTNKRPTLGVIVGNRGFFPKHLCVEGRKAVLNTLSQLGIEAVIAPEDATAYGSVESMNEARLYADLFRQRRDDIDGILVTLPNFGDERAVANTIRWADLGVPVLVHAFNDDAAKMTIADRRDSFCGKMSVCNNLAQYGIKFSLTTLHTCDPASEHFKADLRNFVGTCRVVRGLKHARVGALGARPQAFNTVRYSEKLFELSGISVETLDLSEAFGRIGKLRDDDPAVKAYLDRIRAYAKVGPNVPAAALTKMAKLGVVIERWMDDTQLDMTAIQCWTAMEEYFGVVPCTIMSMMSDRLQSSACETDVAGVVGMYAMALASGKPSALVDWNNNYGEDPNKAVVFHCSNLPAQVFTDIPVMDYQEIIAGTVGAENTYGTMYGRVKAEPFTFCRVSTNDAKGRIEAYVGEGVATDDPLNTFGGYGVVQVENLQALLRYICENGFEHHVAMNMSRCADAVAEALGKYLGWSVYRHR